Genomic segment of Canis lupus dingo isolate Sandy chromosome 9, ASM325472v2, whole genome shotgun sequence:
TTTTTatcataactatttttttaaagactttatttgagagagagagtgtgagcacataagcagggggaggggtagagggagagataaaagcagactccccactgaacaagggaGTCtgactgtggggcttgatcccaggaccctgggatcatgacctgaactaaaggcagacacttaactcactgagccaccaaggcactcctctatctcagtgttttttttttaatttttatttatttatgatagtcacacacacagagagagagagagacagagacacaggcagagggagaagcaggctccatgcgccgggagcccgacgtgggattcgatcccaggtctccaggatcgcgccccgggccaaaggcaggcgccaaaccgctgcgccacccagggatccctctatctcagttttttttttttttttttgttctagaatttaattttattgtagtaCATTAAGAGTCATGTATGCCAGGAAAGCCAGTAATATTCATAAGCTTAGTAGTTCACCACAGTTTTAGAAAGCACATAATACATTCAAATAAGGCATTACAGAAAGTTTTGTAAAGAATTAAATGTGTCCtgcaatcctttttaaaaaaagccttggTCCATTCTGAAAGATcaacattgaatttttaaaaatcaaaagaaaagttttttccCACAAAAATACACGAAGAACCACTTGCTGGCATTTATATTTTGAGTGCCTGGGATAACAGGCCGGTGTTCAAAGGCAGTTCATAACAGGTTGTACCAGGACTCGTTGCATCTGATTTAGCACCAAGTAAGAGTAAATATCCCACTGAAGATGTAGCTGATTTTTTCATCCACCTCTCATCGCCCCACTCTTCCTGCCAGGCCACAGGACATAAGCACGCATCCTTGTTGCCCTACGAAGAAATCAAATTCTCTTCGCTTTTAAAGGGCTACTTACTCAGGCTACACACACAGGTGGAGTTCTTGCCCTGCTGACGGTGGCAGGGAAAGCCAGCAGCTGCCCGCTGCTTTCACTAGGAATAAAGTCCTTCAACAAACTCAGTTACCTTCCTGGTCCTTTTTAACCTCTCATGTAAATCCTTTTAATTGCTACTAATTTGATTAGTTTACTAATTGATTGTTTACTAATTATGATTGTTAAGCATGTCAGGGAAATTCTCCCCAGGCATAGCTGATCTATTTCTACTTCCTGAGGACCCAGTATGCTTGCTTTTATGTAGGGCCATgggtttgcttttcttcttgtattttgtCACTCATCACAGCAGATTTTACATAGTGATCAAAAAGAGAAACTGGCAAGTAGATCCTAAAGCACATACTTATACTTCTTAACCTGAGCAATACTCTGAAAACACAAGACTAATTACATTTTCTGTTGATAATTCAACCTCACTGCTTTTGTAAGAACTTCCAATGTCAATttctaataaatcatttttttcaatacaCATGTTCTCAAAACCTGTCACAGGAAAGTAATATTTTCCTATATGCTAATTTAACACAATTTTATAGCAGACTGAAAATTCTGAATAAACTGAAAGTTTGTTTATGAcataataaatacagtatatacggttaagtttttaagtttcttaCTGTAAAGGCAACGGTGAATTTGCATCCTGAAACTAATCTGCATATCTGGTTGCTTGTTTTCTAGAATTTGATAGTGTTTCACAAAACCATGTACCACAGTGCTAACGATGCTGGGTTTTGGCATCAGTCTACAACACATTTCTCTGATGAGCTACTTTACCGAGTGACATGGAAATGTTTTTAGCTTctccaaagaataagaaaattttttatcAACCACTTAAGTCTTCTGAACAAAAGTTAATATTACTACCAATTGCTCTTTTAATTAGGACatctgatgtttttaaattacataccCATAGAAGATACCCTGGGTAGACAAAAAGATGAATCTTAGTATCGGACTCATTTGGCCCATTCTTAATTTCCAGAATGAAATCAGTAgaagtgaaactaatataattttcaaagaattcatACATGCCAGTCTCAGAACACGGAGCTTCTAAATGCACAGGTGAGGAGTCTCTGCTCATCTTACTGGTGATGTACACTTTGCCTCATGGAGTAACCGATGCTTTCTGGTTTATTTGTGGAACTTTTGTTTGTAGGAAAGCATACACATGGGGCCAGATCTTGTTGGTTTCTGTTCCAGAGAAGGTTTCCAATACTCCCTTTTTCCGGTAATATTCCAGGACCGGCTGTGTTTGGACTTCATAAGCCTTGAGTCTCTTGACAACCGTCTCTGGCTTGTCATCATCCCGCTGAATGAGAGGCTCCCCTGTCAGGTCATCAATGCCCACGGCTTTGGGAGGGTTGAATTCGATGTTGTAGACTCGGCCGCTGGCCGGATGAATCCAGCGCGCGGTGAGACGCTGCTTAATGACTTCAAAGGGCACGTTCAGATTAATCACTGTGTCTATCTGATAAGCTCCGTCCAGGGCTTCTGCCTGTGGAAGTGTCCTTGGAAAACCATCCAATAGCCAGCTATATTGGGTGAGGTTTTTCAGCTCATGAAGGGCCAGCCGAGTCATGACACCATCCGGGATGAGCTTCCCTTGGTCAATGAAAGTCTTGGCTAACACACCAATTTCTGTGCCCCGAAGCATGTTGTCCCGGAGCAGGTCCCCGCTGGAGAGGTGCTTCAGCGCGAAGTGCTTGGTGATGCGCGACGACACGGTGCCCTTGCCGGAGCCCGGCGCCCCCATGATCACGGCGCGCAGCAGCCGCGCGGACGCCCCCATGGCCGCCGGGAGCCGGGGCGCGGGGACTCCGGCCTGGCTGCGCGCTCGCGGGGCTGCGCCgtgcggggcggcgggcggaCAGCGCTGCGCGCAGGGGGCGGGCGCGGCGCCCGGGCGCTCCCGGAAGTCtctatctcagtttttaaaaagatttgagagagagagagagagagagagagagagagagagagagagagagagaatgtatgtgaGGGCActggtagggggaggggcagaaggagagggagagaatccagagcagattccctgctaggTGTGGAACCCGCATTCAGGGCTGgatctaggaccctgagatcatgacctaagccaaaatcaaaggTCCAATGTTGGACGCATCTAGCCACCCACAAATCCATCTCATTTACTGATAAACCAATCacacttaaaaaatcattatgcTGCACAGTATGCTTTAATATCTGATATCTCTATTCTGTCTCattaccccccctttttttttttactaaagattcCTGTAtatccttagattttttttccagaatacatttaaaagcagTTTGTCCAGATCCCCTCCCCAAAGCATATCTTCCCCCCCACCAAAACATGTCTCTATTTACCTATAATCTATCTACCTACAAAGATACAGATAGATATGCAGATACAGACATAAATGTACGTATCttcaagagatttatttttaaaaaatttttttatttatttatgataggcacacagtgagagagagagaggcagagacacaggcagagggagaagcaggccccatgcaccgggagcccgaccccggatccccaggatcgcgccctgggccaaaggcaggcgccaaaccgctgtgccacccagggatcccttcaagaGATTTCTAGATGTTACCTAATTCAACACCAATCTTGAGGCTGGATTAAGTATCTTTCTAAATCTGTGACCCTGTCTCTCgtaataactatttttaagggtatagttcagtggcattaagtacattcacattgttgtgcaaccatttccagaacatttttcttttcatgtgcccAAACTGAGACTCTGTATCCATTCCACAATAACTCCCCATCCCAcccacagcccagcccctggcaaccaccattcttctATTCTGGAAGCCTTTTGAGATGATCCCTTCCCTGCTGCTTTCAATCCAGCTGGAGTCCAGTTTTCCTCTCCTTGCAGATACAATATACAATACTTTGGGGAGAGGGCGGGCATGCATCTGAACACTTTATTGGCAGAAACAGGCCTATGTACCTTATAGGCAATAAAATTTCCCTTAAGGCAAACTAGAGCTACCAGACTTTTTAGCCGAAGGAGTTTTGAATGTGTATATGGATACCACAGCATATTAGGGCGAGTGTTGGCATATTAGGGCGAGGCCAACAACCCAGACGTTTAGTTTGGTTCTTAAAGGTTGTCAGAGTTGACAGCTAATGGAGATTCCATCTGATGACCACAGAAGTCAATCTACACTGGAAGAGCTGCCCAAGCTGGAAACCTGTGACCAATCCAGGGACAGGGTCAACtcttacaaacaaacaaagcttCTAATACTTAGCTAAgatttcttaggtttttttttaaagattttatttattcactcatgagagatagagagagagagagagagagagaggcagcgacacaggtagagggagaagcaggcgccattcagggagcccgacctgggactggatctcaggtctccaggatcaggctctgggcagaaggtggcgccaaaccgcaaaccaccagggctgcccggattTCTTagtctttaaaaactaaactccAGCAAACCTAGCTAACAGTTGAAGTATCCTATAGCTTCAAAATCAAGTAAGACTTGCAAATGAACTATAGATATAGACAATTGTTTTCTATTCTACACCCTACAAATATTGGTGAAAATTATGGACATCACCACCCAAATCATTGagagtattattaattttaggtgGCAGGCCAATGTTGAGGTCCTTCCACTTAGAGGACTCACATCTCCCCACTTCCAGTTCTCTCTTCTCTAATGTCCAAGATTTCGATGTTGAAGTGAGTCTGATTAGTCAAAGAAAATCTATAAAGTTTGCCTTGATTATCCTTTTTGACCATCCATTGAAACCAAATAATAATTTGCCAATTCTTGGCATTGGGAGCTATTTAGGGCAAGGGCCTGATGTTGAACCGCTTTATGTTTGGTGCCAAGATGAACCtaaagacatgagagagagacCGAAAAATATCACAACCTGCCACATAGGCTAGTTTTGGATACACCCGAGAGTTATCAATACCTATTTCATGAACtgattgtgaagattaaataggGAACAACATTGTAAGCAATGAGCTCATAGTAAGCCCTAAATGAATGTTATTTATCATTGTTAAGCTACAGTACTGTTCTGCATCATTTCTAGGGCCTCTGATTAATTGGAAGATTTCCTTCACCTCTAGTGGTGAGAGTGATGATGAAAGCAAGGAAGCCCTCCAGAAGCAAATGACAGGGTTGTAGGTGAGCAAAGGAAGTAAATTGTTTTTGTTGTCCCATCCTGTAGCTCCTGTCTGAGAACACAACCTGAAGAGCAGACAAGATGGACCTAACACGGACAAAGGACCTTAATCTACAACACTCTTCTCCCCAAGTTACTAACCTGTTAGAACAAGGAATATACATACTTCTATAAATTTTATAAGCAACGAAACAATTAGAGGTTATTTGCATTAAATAGCTCCTTTGAGAAGGCCAATGCCTCCAGTGTTAACTCTAAATGACTTACATTCTGTGGTGAATTTCTTACATCCACTAGTTTAGTCTTAAATGCCTATGTCAACTTTAGGCAGGATGtagtatattaaatattcataaatatttaaatattgcaaataaaGTCATAGcactattgttcttttttaaattttttttttctttcttaaattttttaaagatttatttattcatgagagacacacagagaaaggtagagacataagcagagggagaagcaggctcccttggggagccagatgcagcaCTGGATCCCACaaccacaggatcacgccctgagcacaaccactgagccatctaggtgtcccagcactattaattcttatttttaaaaaagattatttatttatttatttattagagaaacagagagagacagagacaccagagagagacagagagagaagcaggctccatgcagggagcttcacgtgggcggcgctaaaccactaagccaccagggctgccctattaatTCTTCACTGTTTGTTCCTCCATCCTTCTCTATCACTAGTTTATAAGCTCCTTTAGTGCTTGAAGGAAACATatcttattcttttctcattcctaGAACCAAGTACATTCTGTTGTTGATTGAgcgaatgaatgaaagaatgagtgataagaaaatgaaagtactTTCTCTAGCTGAAGCTGCCTGCtgggaaggagaaatgaagacaaaCTTTTAAATGTTGGGTGCTGCAGGGGAGGCTAATAGTGAGGCATAGTGGAGCTGTTCTGGACAACAAGGAAGCTTCAGAAGGGCCCTGAGCCTCCGAGTAGGAGAGATAGCTGTCACCTTGGATAAGCTTGCCAACCAATTTTCTTCATGCTACTGAAAAACGTTCTCAGGTGCCTTAGACCTTTCCTTGATTTATTTGgtttaagacattatttttttttctgtatttataaaaggcaaaaaacaacaacaaaaagcccaaCCAGGAACTATGTGTAGTTGCCAAAGTATTAAAGAACACATAAGTAAACTGGCTAACAATTTTGGAAAGCAGGAGTAATAACCCAAGgttctgtgttaaataaataaagagggtgcctggatggctcagatggttgggcacctgccttcggctcaggttgtgatcccaggttcttgggatcaagtcctgcctgcatcaggctccctcctcagcagagagtctgcttctccctctcatggTCTCATCCTCTTTCAAATGAataggtgaaattaaaaaaataaataaattcacataaTAGTAAATATAAGCAACACTCTTCTTGTGAAGATTTCCTAAAATAAGAGGCAGCATAAAATGACACGGGATTCATTTTTTTAACggttttatttccttattcatgagagagaaagagagaaaaacagagacacaagcagagggagaagtgggctccatgcagggagcccgatgtggggctccaggatcacgccctgggctgaaggcaggcgctaaaccgctgagccacccggggatccccgacACCGGATTTAACATCAATTGGGGGTTGATCTCTCGCTTCCAGTTTTTGTCATGAACCCTAAGTAAGCCACTTAACTATCCTGAGTTCGAGTTTCTTcgtgtaaaaaaaggaaaaggaaaacaagtaaaagaaaaacacaaaaacgaCACAGCCACCCAAGGAAACCAGAGGATCGATGTAGCAATGCACCCGAAAGCATTCTGTAAATCAGGAGAGCTCTATGAATGCTAGTCTGTTGTCACAGAATTCGGCACTTTGTGCCAGCGGAGTTAGGAATTTCCTACTTGACCCACCTTCAGTGGAGAATTCTGAAACAGATGCTTCTCGTGACATGCCCTTTGTGCTCTGTGAGCATCCCTTGCTGAATAAAACTTGATGATGGCACAGAAACCAGGGCGGGCCACTGCCGCGTTTGGGAAGACTCCTACCGAATACAGGAGGCCGAACTGGGAGAATGCTGTGACCAGAGAGCGCTGCGGGCTGGTCCCGCACCAAATACGTACATGAAATTTCACGCCCAGAAACCAAAACTGCccgttcccttatattccctaAACCCTCTGCACAGGCAACCCAAGCACTTGTCACTTCGCGAACAGGTTTTCCTCTGGAACCCTAAGATTCGAAAAGCATTAGGAGGCAACAGGCGCTGGCTGTGGAGCGCTGCCCCTCAAAAGTCTCTTGGGGCTGAGCGGCCGCCGAGGTCCCCTCTAGAACCAGGGTGCCTCTCAGCGGAGACTACAAAGCGCTGAGGGGTAAGGCCAGTCTCCAGGGCTCCCGGTCACCGGGTCACCGAGGGGGCggccttctccctgccccctccatccTGGCTCGGCTCCCGGGCAAGGCCTCGGCCGAGGGTCCGGACTTAGCTCCCACACCAGCAAGGTTTTATCCCTCTCGGTGGGAACCGCAAAAGACACCGACTCCGCCACCCTCGCGTCACTGCTCGCAAGGTGCCCCCGCGCTTCTCCAAgagaggcggggccgggggcggggccggctcGGCGGGAGTGGggagagccccgccccgccccgccccgcccgccctggCCCCCCACTCTGCGCGGGTCTCTAACTCTACTTCCCCTCCCGCAGCCCCACCGCGCCAGAGTCCTAGAGCTTCCTTCTTCTCTTCGAGTGAATTTTTAGGGTAGAGTCCAAAGGGTGAGCTTCCAGGATCCCAGCGTACGGTCATCTTTATAGCAACTGGCGTCAGCGGCACTGCCAGAGAAGATGTAGAGTCCCAAGCAGTTAGTAGTTACCTACTGACCTTTAAACATGTGCATTTCTCCGgtcgcctggctggctcagtggttgggggtTTCCTTCCGCGAGggctagggcgtgatcccgggatgccaggatccgtcccacctcgggctcccctgggggagaccccttctccctctgcctacgtctctgcctctctctgtgtgtttctcatgaatcaataaaatctttaaacattttttgagatTTCTCAACTCCGTGTGGGAAATGATCTCTAAAGATAGAATACTTTGGCTTAATGCTTTCAggaggcacacctgggtggctcaatggttgagcatctgccttccgctcagggtgtgatcctggggtgcacgattgagtcccacatcaggctccttgcagggagcctgtttctccctctgcctgtctctctgcctctctctctctctctctctctctctctctatatatatatatatatatatatatatataaaacaaaatctatccCATTTTATTATCCTAAAAATATGACCTTCATTTTTCatgctaaaaaatgttttatgaagagTTGCTGATAGAGGATAGTTTTAATGAGTGCTTTTACctgagctttaaaataaaaagttggaatttttttccaactttgttgATGTTTTACTGGTCTGTGAAATCCAAGTGAAGGCCCAGAAGTAGGGATATCAGTGGCCCAAGTGGGACAGTTTAATCAAACAGTGTTGTTAGCTATGCGCAGGACATTCCTCCAACTGCCCCTTTTCTGTCTTTGCATTGTCCTTATGCACGTTTTACTCCGCATTAGCACCTTCAGATCCCAAATAGAgatgcctttattttcttaaacatctaGATTTTAGCCCATTCTCTGAAAGCACCCCCAAATCATTGGCACCTGGCACCATCTCTTGACCCCAGCCAGCACTACTTTCTCCACCTCAATATACAAGACCCTTAGCCCCAACCATTATCTTCTTCGGAATCTTCTTTTACTCTGAAAGTAGTTGGCTTTGGAGGAATAACCGGGATCCTGATACTGTTTTAAACCAAAAATTGTAGATTTTATTACCCATCTCATTATCCATTGTATTCATTGTATGTATCCACTCAATTATTATACCCATTGGTTGAGTATGTCTCCGCTTctctgggtagcttataaacaccTCAAGAACAATAGTTgtggtttattttccttcttctagtGCCTGCCACACTCTTAGATTAGGTACTGGAATATATctagaattaaaaatgaacaaatcaacaCATTCTTTGCACAAGGAATGCTTTAATAATTATCCAAATATAACAACTTCTTCATTGTGGTCCTCTTGGTTTGCAAATGAGAGTCAGAACCAGAGGCCTGGGCCCAGACAGGTACAAGGAGGAAGCCCGAGAAAACCATTTATTCCTGGGGGCTATGGTCAGGTTTATTGGtaaatgggaaggaaagaaaataacctgaagcagaggcaagaggaaggagaaatgaatTCCTGAGTGAGAAGAGGAGCTCTGGAATGACTCTACGGCAGCCCTGTGTCCTGTCTCATCCCGAGAAACATCCTGTCATCCAGTAGGAGAGTGGCCGGCCTGCACAGTGCAACCTCCATGCTACCCtgtggaaagaaaacagattggtTCTTGTTTTTACCACTCAGTAAGCTCCTTCTGCAGCTACATGACCCAGATCTTAGAGCAGTGCTCAGAATCCCCTTCATTCCTAGCTCTCTGCTTTGTCCCCCCTGGCCCTCTGATTCTTCCCTTAAATTTCCCCTATCTGTGGTCTTTGTCCTCTACTTCCCCCACCCGATATGCTTCCACATTTTCaaatccttctcttcctctgaagTAGGAGAGCACCATTGTAGAAGGATGAAagatactaaataaattaaaaggtaaataaataaataatcaatctcaGGTGCAACCATTGACTCTTCCTCCAGAACAGGTCAGCCCTCATAGCCATCAGTGTCCCTTGTGCGTGGTGTTTCTAGAGTAGGCAAGGCACTTAACTCCCTCCATCCTCACAGACGCCTGGAGGCCAGTTGTAGTCAACTGGCCAGTTGTATATACAGCCAGTTGTATTCTGTGTATATCTGGTTTGAAGCTCAGAAAAGTAAAGTAAACATCCCAATGTCCACCATCGTGGACAAATGCTGACAACTTGGGGGTATCTGCCCAGCTG
This window contains:
- the LOC118355798 gene encoding GTP:AMP phosphotransferase AK3, mitochondrial-like, which encodes MGASARLLRAVIMGAPGSGKGTVSSRITKHFALKHLSSGDLLRDNMLRGTEIGVLAKTFIDQGKLIPDGVMTRLALHELKNLTQYSWLLDGFPRTLPQAEALDGAYQIDTVINLNVPFEVIKQRLTARWIHPASGRVYNIEFNPPKAVGIDDLTGEPLIQRDDDKPETVVKRLKAYEVQTQPVLEYYRKKGVLETFSGTETNKIWPHVYAFLQTKVPQINQKASVTP